In the genome of Bubalus kerabau isolate K-KA32 ecotype Philippines breed swamp buffalo chromosome 8, PCC_UOA_SB_1v2, whole genome shotgun sequence, one region contains:
- the LOC129658715 gene encoding LOW QUALITY PROTEIN: olfactory receptor 9A4-like (The sequence of the model RefSeq protein was modified relative to this genomic sequence to represent the inferred CDS: inserted 2 bases in 1 codon): MMSNHSSVTEFCLLGFPGSQELHHILFAIFFLFYSVTIMGNTIIIVIICVDKHLHSPMYFFLGHLSAVEMLTTSTIVPMMLWGLLLPGMQTVSLTACVAQLFLYLALGTTEFALLGVMAVDRYVAVCNPLRYNTIMNSHTCISVVIGSWVFGFLSEIWPVYATFQFTFCKSNVLDHFYCDRGQLLKLSCDXTLFSESVLFLMAVFIIIGSLFPTIASYIYIVSTILKIPTASGHRKAFSTCASHFTFVVIGYGSCLFLYVKPKQTQAAEYNKIVSLLIFVLTPFLSPFIFTLRNDKVKEALRDGVKCCCQLIKD; this comes from the exons ATGATGAGCAATCACTCAAGTGTCACTGAATTCTGCCTTTTAGGGTTCCCTGGGTCCCAAGAACTACATCACATTCTTTTTGCTATATTCTTTCTCTTCTACTCAGTGACAATAATGGGGAACACCatcatcattgtgattatctgtgttgATAAACATCTACATTCCCCTATGTATTTCTTCCTTGGTCATCTCTCTGCCGTGGAAATGCTGACAACATCTACTATCGTCCCCATGATGCTCTGGGGGCTGCTGCTCCCTGGGATGCAGACAGTATCTCTGACTGCATGTGTTGCCCAGCTCTTCCTGTACCTTGCTCTGGGGACCACAGAGTTTGCACTGTTGGGAGTGATGGCTGTGGACCGTTACGTGGCTGTCTGTAACCCTTTGAGGTACAATACCATTATGAACAGCCACACCTGCATCTCGGTGGTGATTGGGTCATGGGTGTTTGGGTTCCTTTCCGAAATCTGGCCAGTCTATGCCACATTTCAGTTTACCTTCTGCAAATCAAACGTCTTAGACCATTTTTATTGTGACCGAGGTCAGTTGCTCAAACTATCGTGTGA GACACTCTTTTCAGAGTCTGTTCTGTTTTTAATggctgttttcattatcattggTTCACTGTTTCCAACAATTGCCTCCTACATCTACATCGTATCCACCATCCTCAAGATCCCCACTGCCTCCGGCCACAGGAAAGCCTTCTCTACATGTGCCTCCCACTTCACCTTTGTTGTCATCGGCTATGGCAGCTGCTTGTTCCTCTATGTGAAACCCAAGCAAACGCAGGCAGCTGAGTACAATAAGATAGTCTCCCTGTTGATTTTTGTGTTAACCCCTTTCCTGAGCCCTTTCATCTTCACTCTCCGGAATGACAAAGTCAAAGAGGCCCTTCGAGATGGAGTGAAATGCTGCTGTCAACTCATCAAGGATTAA